In one Macaca fascicularis isolate 582-1 chromosome 6, T2T-MFA8v1.1 genomic region, the following are encoded:
- the TPPP gene encoding tubulin polymerization-promoting protein isoform X1 — protein MTGAENSRSERARNMADKAKPAKAANRTPPKSPGDPSKDRAAKRLSLESEGAGEGAAAAPELSALEEAFRRFAVHGDTRATGREMHGKNWSKLCKDCQVIDGRNVTVTDVDIVFSKIKGKSCRTITFEQFQEALEELAKKRFKDKSSEEAVREVHRLIEGKAPIISGVTKAISSPTVSRLTDTTKFTGSHKERFDPSGKGKGKAGRVDLVDESGYVSGYKHAGTYDQKVQGGK, from the exons ATGACTGGTGCTGAGAACTCCAGATCTGAGAGGGCTCG CAACATGGCTGACAAGGCGAAGCCCGCCAAAGCTGCCAACAGGACGCCCCCCAAGTCCCCGGGGGACCCCTCGAAGGACCGGGCGGCCAAGAGGCTGTCGCTGGAGTCGGAGGGTGCCGGTGAGGGTGCAGCCGCGGCCCCCGAGCTCAGTGCCCTGGAGGAGGCCTTCCGGCGCTTTGCGGTGCACGGGGACACCAGGGCCACTGGGAGGGAGATGCATGGCAAGAACTGGTCGAAGCTGTGCAAGGACTGCCAGGTGATCGACGGTAGGAACGTGACGGTCACCGACGTGGACATCGTCTTCAGCAAGATCAA AGGGAAGTCTTGCCGGACCATCACCTTTGAGCAGTTCCAGGAGGCACTGGAGGAGCTCGCCAAGAAGCGATTCAAAGACAAGAGCAGCGAGGAGGCGGTTCGCGAGGTGCACAGGCTCATTGAGGGCAAGGCGCCCATTATCTCAGGGGTGACG AAAGCCATCTCGTCGCCCACAGTGTCGAGGCTCACAGACACCACCAAGTTCACGGGCTCCCACAAGGAGCGCTTCGACCCCTCTGGCAAGGGCAAGGGCAAGGCTGGCCGCGTGGACCTGGTGGACGAGTCAGGCTATGTGTCTGGCTACAAGCACGCGGGCACCTATGACCAGAAGGTGCAAGGGGGCAAGTAG
- the TPPP gene encoding tubulin polymerization-promoting protein isoform X2, which translates to MADKAKPAKAANRTPPKSPGDPSKDRAAKRLSLESEGAGEGAAAAPELSALEEAFRRFAVHGDTRATGREMHGKNWSKLCKDCQVIDGRNVTVTDVDIVFSKIKGKSCRTITFEQFQEALEELAKKRFKDKSSEEAVREVHRLIEGKAPIISGVTKAISSPTVSRLTDTTKFTGSHKERFDPSGKGKGKAGRVDLVDESGYVSGYKHAGTYDQKVQGGK; encoded by the exons ATGGCTGACAAGGCGAAGCCCGCCAAAGCTGCCAACAGGACGCCCCCCAAGTCCCCGGGGGACCCCTCGAAGGACCGGGCGGCCAAGAGGCTGTCGCTGGAGTCGGAGGGTGCCGGTGAGGGTGCAGCCGCGGCCCCCGAGCTCAGTGCCCTGGAGGAGGCCTTCCGGCGCTTTGCGGTGCACGGGGACACCAGGGCCACTGGGAGGGAGATGCATGGCAAGAACTGGTCGAAGCTGTGCAAGGACTGCCAGGTGATCGACGGTAGGAACGTGACGGTCACCGACGTGGACATCGTCTTCAGCAAGATCAA AGGGAAGTCTTGCCGGACCATCACCTTTGAGCAGTTCCAGGAGGCACTGGAGGAGCTCGCCAAGAAGCGATTCAAAGACAAGAGCAGCGAGGAGGCGGTTCGCGAGGTGCACAGGCTCATTGAGGGCAAGGCGCCCATTATCTCAGGGGTGACG AAAGCCATCTCGTCGCCCACAGTGTCGAGGCTCACAGACACCACCAAGTTCACGGGCTCCCACAAGGAGCGCTTCGACCCCTCTGGCAAGGGCAAGGGCAAGGCTGGCCGCGTGGACCTGGTGGACGAGTCAGGCTATGTGTCTGGCTACAAGCACGCGGGCACCTATGACCAGAAGGTGCAAGGGGGCAAGTAG